The Colletotrichum higginsianum IMI 349063 chromosome 2, whole genome shotgun sequence genome has a segment encoding these proteins:
- a CDS encoding pyridoxal-5'-phosphate-dependent protein beta subunit encodes MHQLRPGDRVTLPPYIYLEAKEQTVAMNKMINVDFTQSFEIDDIICTTEETGARVVFLHPVANVVGLPCMNVRAFLKKVTRRGGWKDRIVVIDRTMISDGLSVFDWAPGSD; translated from the coding sequence ATGCACCAGCTGCGCCCCGGCGACAGGGTCACCTTACCGCCATACATCTACTTAGAGGCTAAGGAACAGACCGTTGCCATGAATAAGATGATCAACGTGGATTTCACCCAAAGCTTCGAAATTGATGATATCATCTGCACTACTGAGGAGACCGGGGCGCGGGTGGTCTTCTTGCATCCCGTAGCGAACGTCGTTGGACTGCCATGCATGAACGTTCGCGCATTTCTCAAGAAGGTGACAAGACGGGGTGGTTGGAAAGACCGCATTGTCGTTATTGACAGGACAATGATCTCTGACGGCTTGTCCGTGTTCGACTGGGCTCCGGGCAGCGATTGA
- a CDS encoding UDP-glucose 6-dehydrogenase, translating into MRSSSQRKKTIACVGAGYVIHMLTMVAAQGGPSSAILAFQVPEIDVHVLDKSDSRVAAWNSDRPPISEPGLHDVVRATRERARPNLFFSTDMDGLIPKADIIFIAVQTPPTPEDDRSGCDGVAPDLRSFNAAVQQIGSLLTKDAILVNKSTVPCGAAEETARLLQSRLRPGIKCEVLSNPEFLAEGTAVEDLLNPDRVLIGCSSSHAGRAAAAVLGDLYARWVPRERIVTMGTRSCELSKLAANMLLSQRISSINALSAICDKLDADVTDVSRACGMDRRIGPHMLRASIGFGGSCFRKDVLHLAHTARSLALDEVAGYFGSIATLNKHQTERYARRLLQHNVQGARLQIVAVLGFAFKPNTGDTRDSPAISFIRCLVLDGVFVKVFDPIVPKSRILDDVKASLQGLAFIAESRLAVSEDPYEACDGANAVAILNPWDALQFETTQSDSGRLHRKTLFPRFLLPGLGLDNIQADEEPSRRVQWEMIARSMKHPKLLFDGHNFLNRNITSLGFDLQGIGRLSPPRTTRGRGGSSTTFTPRSSL; encoded by the exons ATGAGGTCGTCGTCACAAAGAAAGAAGACGATTGCGTGTGTTGGGGCCGGATACGTG ATACATATGCTGACGATGGTTGCCGCGCAGGGTGGCCCATCCAGTGCCATACTTGCCTTTCAAGTCCCCGAGATTGACGTCCATGTCTTGGACAAAAGCGACTCGCGGGTTGCGGCATGGAACTCTGATCGTCCACCTATCAGCGAGCCCGGGCTACACGATGTAGTTCGGGCGACCCGGGAACGGGCTCGGCCGAACCTCTTCTTTTCCACCGATATGGACGGTCTGATTCCCAAGGCAgacatcatcttcatcgcTGTTCAAACCCCTCCTACACCGGAAGACGATAGGAGCGGTTGTGACGGAGTAGCCCCCGACCTCAGGAGCTTCAACGCCGCAGTCCAACAGATAGGAAGCCTGCTCACTAAAGACGCCATTCTCGTCAATAAGAGCACTGTCCCGTGCGGAGCGGCTGAAGAGACGGCCAGGCTGCTCCAGTCACGGCTACGCCCTGGGATCAAGTGCGAGGTTCTCTCAAACCCGGAATTCTTGGCCGAGGGCACTGCGGTCGAAGACCTGCTCAACCCGGATCGCGTCTTGATCGGTTGCTCCTCGTCACACGCTGGCAGGGCCGCTGCAGCTGTTCTGGGCGACCTATACGCTCGATGGGTGCCGCGGGAACGCATTGTAACCATGGGTACGCGCTCCTGCGAGCTGTCCAAACTGGCTGCAAACATGCTCCTGTCCCAGCGTATCAGCAGCATCAACGCCCTAAGCGCCATATGCGACAAACTGGACGCAGATGTCACCGACGTCTCGCGTGCCTGCGGCATGGACCGGCGAATCGGTCCCCATATGCTTCGAGCATCTATCGGGTTTGGCGGCAGCTGTTTTCGCAAAGACGTACTCCACCTCGCCCACACTGCAAGGAGCCTCGCGCTCGATGAGGTGGCAGGGTACTTTGGCAGCATTGCGACCCTTAACAAACACCAGACTGAGCGGTACGCAAGAAGACTACTTCAACACAATGTACAGGGTGCAAGACTTCAAATCGTGGCGGTGCTTGGGTTTGCTTTCAAGCCTAATACTGGCGATACCCGCGACTCGCCGGCTATTTCCTTCATCCGGTGCTTGGTTCTTGATGGCGTCTTTGTCAAAGTGTTTGATCCTATTGTGCCCAAGTCGAGGATCTTAGATGACGTGAAGGCTAGCCTCCAAGGCCTAGCCTTTATTGCCGAATCTCGCCTGGCTGTGAGTGAGGATCCATATGAAGCTTGCGACGGTGCCAACGCGGTGGCTATACTCAACCCTTGGGACGCTTTACAATTCGAAACTACCCAGAGTGATTCAGGTAGGTTGCACCGAAAAACCCTGTTCCCCAGATTTCTGTTGCCTGGACTGGGCTTGGATAACATTCAAGCAGACGAAGAACCCTCTAGGAGAGTCCAGTGGGAGATGATCGCACGCTCCATGAAGCACCCCAAGCTCTTGTTTGATGGTCACAACTTCCTTAACCGGAATATAACGTCCCTAGGGTTTGACCTCCAAGGCATCGGGCGACTTTCACCACCAAGGACTACACGCGGTCGGGGGGGATCTTCAACTACCTTTACTCCTCGCTCATCCCTGTAG
- a CDS encoding Amino acid transporter, with the protein MAKLITAVAIYLWGFQAVSAACTNPTQRKPWNVLSIAEKAEYINSTLCLMDPAQAPSKTQYAGSRTRWDELQVAQIAQVQFIHGVGAFLPWHRWFMTVHENLLRQECGYKGPIPYWNEQEDQAAGPLTAASIWGTDPAASFGTGLTHQDGCIADGPFTGVRYDVNIQLERGAEKCLAYDLKQAQFDLVSQEIVDACYSLNSYEDFNNCLGGTPHTSGHYAIGGTMDDVSLSPADPLFFMHHTNLDRLWWQWQSKDVSRLTDIGGRNVAVGGLLVQAQPKSLPVEAFAPFFEDGGNVTTLGHIMWMAGTADNITIGEVMDINSDAICVEYL; encoded by the exons ATGGCTAAGCTTATCACAGCTGTGGCAATCTATCTGTGGGGTTTTCAGGCCGTCTCAGCTGCCTGCACCAATCCGACACAGCGAAAGCCATG GAACGTTTTGAGCATCGCTGAGAAGGCTGAGTACATCAACTCAACACTTTGCCTGATGGACCCAGCACAAGCACCATCGAAAACACAATATGCTGGTTCCAGAACCCGCTGGGACGAGCTTCAGGTCGCCCAAATAGCTCAGGTCCAGTTCATTCATGGCGTT GGTGCATTCCTCCCGTGGCATCGTTGGTTCATGACGGTTCATGAGAACCTACTTCGGCAAGAGTGTGGTTACAAAGGTCCAATCCC TTACTGGAATGAACAAGAAGACCAGGCTGCTGGACCTCTTACAGCTGCTAGTATCTGGGGAACAGATCCTGCGGCCTCCTTCGGAACCGGTCTTACGCACCAAGATGGATGTATTGCCGACGGCCCGTTTACAGGTGTTCGATACGATGTAAACATTCAGCTTGAACGGGGCGCTGAGAAATGCCTGGCCTATGACTTGAAACAAGCACAATTCGATCTTGTTTCTCAAGAAATCGTCGACGCCTGTTACTCTCTTAACAGTTACGAGGACTTCAACAACTGTCTCGGTGGTACACCTCATACCTCTGGACACTATGCTATTGGCGGTACC ATGGATgatgtctctctctcccctgcTGATCCTCTGTTCTTTATGCATCACACCAATCTGGACCGTCTTTGGTGGCAATGGCAGAGCAAAGACGTTTCCCGCCTCACTGATATTGGTGGAAGGAATGTTGCTGTTGGTGGTCTTCTCGTGCAGGCCCAGCCAAAGAGTTTGCCTGTAGAGGCGTTTGCACCGTTCTTTGAGGACGGTGGCAACGTAACGACTCTGGGTCACATTATGTGGATGGCGGGCACTGCTGACAACATTACTATTGGGGAGGTCATGGATATAAATAGCGATGCGATTTGTGTTGAGTACCTATAA
- a CDS encoding Oryzin: protein MRTLESLFLTQLKIMLQRSVKIQGEAELIEPISPVASQQEEFTRETFDNVVLQSPSQKALNDLSLPLEANVDGVTPNDIPGYAFPAAAGKGVTIYILDTGGNPNHDEYTKAEGTKRWLFANEDKTESDDVGHGSCMQSLASGPLFGAAKAADIVIVKLGARSTMDNALFGLILILQDVIQNKLQEKAVINMSIGYKLLVPSTNTRGRKPGFVQKDGIDGFKQALQLLIEQDVVVVTASGNDRDDPNAGEHITAFPAFFGRQMDIITVGAVDENGKRTYYSQGVPAELDTSAIGTATCASNKGNEDVELDGTSISTPLVTGMIATWLSDPQYKDRLQVPGKVAANVKKMVKELSYNRIGGGDTPVAWNGVDIFTCQSDSESGGSGPRKLRARAGKCAIKSTSTLIPTSTQPAVPTSTVPAAPPVVTPSAPAVVPSATPTPAAPPPVPCYNFNINAYGYCCPGPNSPCEKDLGTCYLPFKGEGVGGGGDGRTTVPTGARCPPPPGAADS from the exons ATGAGGACATTGGAGTCTTTGTTCTTGACACAACTGAAGATAATGCTACAGCGATCAGTCAAGATCCAAGG CGAGGCGGAACTTATTGAGCCAATTTCACCAGTGGCAAGTCAACAAGAGGAATTCACGCGAGAAACTTTCGACAACGTTGTCTTGCAGTCTCCTAGTCAAAAAGCCCTGAATGACTTATCCTTACCTCTAGAGGCTAATGTCGATGGTGTTACACCCAACGATATCCCAGGATACGCATTCCCTGCAGCAGCCGGCAAAGGAGTGACAATCTATATATTGGATACAGGTGGCAATCCAAATCATGACGAGTATACCAAAGCAGAAGGGACCAAACGATGGCTGTTTGCCAACGAAGACAAAACCGAGAGCGACGATGTCGGTCACGGCTCATGCATGCAATCGCTAGCCAGTGGGCCTTTGTTTGGCGCCGCCAAGGCAGCCGACATTGTTATCGTCAAGCTTGGCGCGAGGTCGACAATGGACAATGCTCTGTTCGGCCTCATTCTGATATTACAGGACGTCATCCAAAACAAGTTACAAGAGAAAGCAGTTATTAACATGTCAATTGGATACAAACTGCTCGTCCCCAGCACAAACACCCGGGGCCGAAAACCTGGTTTTGTACAAAAAGATGGAATCGACGGCTTCAAGCAGGCTCTCCAACTCCTCATCGAACAAGACGTTGTGGTAGTAACAGCGTCTGGTAACGATAGGGATGACCCTAATGCGGGCGAGCATATTACCGCCTTTCCAGCTTTCTTTGGCCGGCAGATGGATATAATTACTGTCGGTGCTGTCGATGAAAACGGGAAGCGCACGTATTACTCTCAAGGTGTACCCGCAGAGCTTGACACCTCGGCTATCGGTACTGCTACGTGCGCAAGTAACAAGGGAAACGAGGATGTTGAATTGGATGGTACATCAATATCGACTCCATTGGTTACCGGCATGATTGCGACCTGGCTTAGCGATCCGCAGTACAAAGATCGGCTCCAGGTGCCCGGGAAAGTTGCTGCAAATGTTAAGAAGATGGTAAAGGAACTATCCTACAACCGTATAGGAGGAGGCGACACTCCAGTTGCTTGGAACGGCGTCGACATCTTTACATGCCAGTCTGACTCTGAGTCTGGCGGCTCTGGGCCAAGGAAGCTACGAGCTCGAGCGGGAAAATGCGCCATTAAATCGACATCAACCTTGATTCCTACATCTACCCAACCAGCAGTTCCGACTTCTAcagtgccggcggcgcctccAGTAGTCACGCCCTCGGCTCCAGCAGTTGTTCCCAGTGCAACACCGACTCCGGCAGCTCCACCCCCCGTCCCCTGTTACAACTTCAACATAAACGCTTACGGTTACTGCTGTCCCGGACCTAACAGCCCTTGTGAGAAAGATCTTGGGACCTGCTATCTACCATTCAAAGGAGAGGGCgtaggtggtggtggtgatggccgAACAACAGTGCCAACAGGGGCAAGATGCCCACCTCCTCCTGGTGCAGCGGATAGTTGA
- a CDS encoding Nucleoside-diphosphate-sugar epimerase: MPTAVVTGGAGFLGSHLVALLLEEGFHVIAVDSLWTGSVENVSRLGKHPKFTFLRHNVTEPFPKTLEKADRIYNLACPASPKKFPEAPLGILETCYMGTKNVLDLASKTGARVLLASTSEVYGDPLVCPQPEEYWGNVNSFGGRSCYDEGKRVAEALAYGYRLERNVDIRIGRIFNAYGPGIRPDDGRVVPNFIAAALKGKDITITGDGKASRCFQYAGDCAIGLYKLMESSVLSPVNIGREEETTIGEMARLINEIVAKQTGRPEVRIVYGPKPDDDPYRRVPNARKAKRELGHEAKIGLREGLEQTVDWFLNLPEFNLQQKAKL, from the exons ATGCCTACTGCTGTCGTCACCGGT GGAGCTGGATTCCTTGGCTCGCACCTCGTAGCCTTGTTGCTCGAGGAGGGTTTCCACGTCATCGCAGTTGATTCCCTCTGGACCGGGTCGGTCGAGAACGTTTCCAGACTCGGAAAACATCCCAAGTTTACCTTCCTTCG TCATAACGTAACCGAGCCGTTTCCCAAGACACTGGAGAAGGCTGATCGTATATACAACCTTGCATGTCCTGCGAGCCCAAAAAAGTTCCCAGAGGCACCCCTTGGTATCTTGGAGACTTGCTACATGGGAACCAAGAATGTCCTTGACCTGGCCTCCAAGACCGGCGCGCGTGTCTTGCTTGCTAGCACCTCGG AGGTCTATGGTGACCCCCTCGTCTGTCCTCAGCCTGAAGAGTATTGGGGTAACGTGAACTCGTTCGGCGGGCGATCATGCTACGACGAGGGTAAGCGGGTGGCAGAAGCCCTCGCCTACGGCTACCGCCTAGAGCGCAATGTCGACATCCGAATCGGGCGTATTTTCAACGCCTATGGCCCGGGCATCAgacccgacgacggcagagTGGTGCCCAACTTCATAGCCGCTGCGCTCAAGGGGAAAGATATAACCATTACCGGCGACGGGAAAGCGAGCCGCTGCTTCCAGTATGCCGGGGACTGTGCTATTGGTCTCTACAAGCTGATGGAAAGCTCTGTCCTAAGCCCCGTCAACATAGGGCGTGAGGAAGAGACCACAATTGGAGAGATGGCCCGCTTGATCAACGAGATCGTCGCGAAGCAGACTGGTCGCCCGGAGGTACGAATCGTGTACGGGCCGAAGCCGGACGACGACCCATACAGAAGAGTACCAAACGCGAGGAAAGCAAAACGCGAGCTCGGCCATGAAGCCAAGATTGGTCTCAGGGAAGGTTTAGAGCAAACGGTTGATTGGTTTCTCAATCTGCCAGAATTCAATCTGCAGCAAAAGGCTAAGCTTTAA
- a CDS encoding Alternative sulfate transporter, with protein MAAVDEKHVKALAESPGSQTDGDHPEIDWSPEEEQRLVRKVDLLIMPLLILAFFALQLDRGNIGNALTDYFLRDVGITQNQFNVGQQLLSAGIVILESFYKIPSNLILYRIGPTLWIGGQIVAWGLVATFQAFQKGLGPFMATRLLLGLCEAGFIPAALFTMTRWYKKDETSKRFSWFFIGNMLAAACSGLIAYGILHMRGVAGLAGWQWLFLLEGIFTVLVGIAFFLCFPNQVNNPVSLTGIRYFTEREAEILYKRIMIDDPSKAHAKRSVSWPELRSALTNWRLIPHVIFTICGLAPSSTLGSYAPSLVNSMGFERLQSNAMVSIGSWLLLPINLLWGFTADKTGVRGPWVFLGLFIFWGFNLGNMLLIDADRNKRFAMLTLSTAFSFPWHPVNGAWVSANAKSAGERSITMAILIMAANCSGIVGKQLFREEDAPKYRKGWTIITGLTTAAVACSIWANAQYYILNKRRLSRTGLSYQY; from the exons ATGGCCGCCGTAGACGAGAAGCATGTCAAAGCTCTGGCTGAGAGTCCGGGCAGTCAAACCGATGGCGACCATCCCGAGATCGATTGGTCACCCGAGGAAGAGCAGCGTCTAGTCCGGAA AGTCGATCTCCTCATCATGCCGCTTCTAATTCTTGCCTTCTTTGCCCTACAACTCGACCGCGGAAATAT TGGCAACGCATTGACGGACTACTTTCTCCGGGACGTTGGCATAACTCAGAACCAGTTCAACGTTGGTCAGCAGTTGTTGTCTGCGGGTATCGTCATTCTTGAG TCTTTTTACAAGATCCCCAGCAACTTGATTCTTTACAGAATCGGACCGACACTCTGGATAGGTGGCCAAATCGTGGCATG GGGCTTGGTTGCGACATTTCAAGCTTTTCAGAAGGGTCTTGGCCCGTTCATGGCCACTCGACTGCTCCTCGG TTTGTGTGAAGCTGGTTTCATTCCAGCTGCGCTCTTCACCATGACGCGATGGTATAAGAAAGACGAGACTAGCAAGCGGTTCTCGTGGTTTTTCATTGGCAACATGCTTGCTGCCGCCTGCTCGGGGCTTATTGCCTATGGAAT TCTGCATATGAGAGGTGTAGCTGGCCTTGCCGGATGGCAATGGCTCTTTCTG CTCGAAGGCATTTTCACCGTGCTGGTCGGAATTGCGTTCTTTCTTTGCTTTCCCAACCAAGTCAACAACCCAGTTTCCCTGACCGGGATTCGATACTTCACGGAGCGCGAAGCCGAGATCCTCTACAAGAGAATCATGATTGACGACCCCTCCAAGGCTCATGCCAAACGCTCAGTCAGCTGGCCTGAGTTGAGATCAGCT TTGACCAACTGGAGACTCATTCCACACGTCATTTTCACAATTTGTGGTCTTGCGCCGTCGTCTACCTTGGGGTCCTATGCTCCGTCGCTCGTTAACTCCATGGGGTTCGAGAGACTGCAGTCAAATGCCATGGTATCCATCGGCTcctggctgctgctccccATCAACTTGCTTTGGGGGTTTACTGC CGACAAAACGGGAGTTCGTGGCCCATGGGTGTTCCTGGGACTGTTCATCTTCTGGGGCTTCAAC CTTGGCAACATGTTGCTGATTGATGCTGACCGTAACAAGCGTTTCGCCATGTTGACCCTATCAACCGCTTTCTCGTTCCCTTGGC ACCCGGTCAACGGCGCTTGGGTGTCAGCCAATGCCAAGTCGGCGGGTGAACGTTCCATCACGATGGCGATCCTCATTATGGCGGCCAACTGTTCGGGGATTGTCGGTAAGCAGCTGTTTAGGGAGGAAGATGCCCCAAAGTATCGCAAAGGTTGGACCATCATCACTGGCCTCACGACTGCTGCGGTGGCCTGTAGCATCTGGGCCAATGCTCAGTACTACATCCTCAACAAGCGAAGGCTGAGCCGGACGGGTCTGTCGTATCAATACTGA
- a CDS encoding pyridoxal-5'-phosphate-dependent protein beta subunit: protein MIDVSLTAPNVSPEDVRDGLCDGPSERIATLQDLVSQRRQLSSQLKLHVDSFSEDLLEDMVSRVQRMVLEFRDAIARQEEPFWVLEERHRLFAAAESMG, encoded by the coding sequence ATGATCGACGTCTCACTCACGGCACCCAATGTTTCGCCGGAAGACGTGAGAGATGGCCTATGTGACGGGCCCAGCGAAAGAATCGCAACATTGCAAGACCTCGTCAGCCAGAGACGCCAGCTATCCAGTCAACTCAAACTACACGTCGACAGCTTTAGCGAGGACTTGCTTGAGGACATGGTATCGAGGGTACAGCGCATGGTCCTTGAGTTTCGGGATGCCATCGCTAGGCAGGAAGAGCCTTTTTGGGTTCTCGAGGAGCGTCATCGTTTGTTTGCCGCCGCAGAGTCTATGGGTTAA
- a CDS encoding Carbonic anhydrase — protein MIVSHSLGLVYIYLHICHALLSHREVHTQLIIKHQSFFCLFLQPFAHSKHFDFTMKSAAIFSLVPAAAAFCHHGTNLYKRDQLFQRADGAFGFDALNGPLNWQSLTADNVACAVGKNQSPINVQESNTKQVQGSTITFTPEEHPYGATLENLNGFLEVRANGTMENGGLTYSLRQFHFHTPSEHRINGEHFPLEVHFVWEAEVGNGSSLAVVGFPIEVAETSNPLLASVFKNIDQVTAVGSHAATGPLDFASLADHLSKNIIYQYSGSLTTPPCTEAIAWNVVRTPIPIDIATYLKAKSIMKYNARFTQNSPGEINLLENAYQSLKKILGDNQGKSY, from the exons ATGATTGTCTCCCACTCTCTAGGGTTGGTGTATATCTACCTCCATATCTGCCACGCTTTGTTGTCCCATCGTGAAGTTCACACTCAGCTCATCATCAAGCACCAGTCATTCTTTTGCCTTTTCCTACAACCCTTCGCTCACTCTAAACACTTTGATTTCACAATGAAGTCTGCCGCCATTTTTTCCCTGGTCCCTGCCGCTGCGGCCTTCTGCCACCACGGCACAAACCTTTACAAGAGGGACCAGCTCTTCCAGAGAGCTGACGGAGCCTTTGGGTTCGATGCCCTCAACGGCCCCCTGAACTGGCAATCCCTCACTGCCGACAACGTCGCCTGTGCCGTGGGCAAGAACCAGTCTCCCATCAACGTTCAGGAGTCCAACACCAAGCAGGTTCAGGGTTCAACCATCACCTTTACCCCGGAGGAGCACCCCTACGGCGCCACGCTTGAGAACCTGAATGGCTTCCTCGAGGTTCGGGCCAATGGCACCATGGAGAACGGTGGATTGACCTACAGCCTGCGTCAATTTCACTTCCACACTCCCAGCGAGCATCGCATCAACGGAGAGCACTTCCCTCTGGAGGTCCACTTCGTCTGGGAAGCTGAAGTCGGCAACG GCTCTTCCCTCGCCGTGGTTGGATTCCCCATTGAGGTCGCTGAGACGTCCAACCCTCTTCTGGCTTCTGTTTTCAAGAACATTGACCAAGTCACCGCGGTCGGATCTCATGCCGCGACTGGTCCTTTGGACTTCGCGAGCCTTGCCGACCACCTTTCGAAGAACATCATCTACCA GTACTCTGGCTCCCTCACTACCCCCCCTTGCACCGAAGCCATTGCGTGGAACGTGGTTAGAACACCCATCCCCATCGACATCGCCACATACCTGAAGGCCAAGAGCATCATGAAGTACAACGCTCGCTTTACCCAGAACAGCCCGGGCGAGATCAACCTCTTGGAGAACGCCTACCAGAGCCTCAAGAAGATCCTTGGAGACAACCAAGGTAAGAGCTACTAG
- a CDS encoding Duf218 domain protein, with amino-acid sequence MAEEAASAVNALAAFLAHEQISDVEELNRVFRSLPHTNSNIGKGQRLPSPTDAIVFCASSVLSLADSVFSALSKVSPQSSTKLDLQGRNTVLVLCGGIGHSTPFLYDAIAKHEVYNAVAKDAQGKAESRVLQLIAERWFGIQVQEIGSEGAMICPDDTNRLLVVVEDQSTNCGGNALESRRVLEACGVYTPRSIIVVQDPTMSRRTVATFEKEYQQGSTVMPRVMNWPTFTPEVKVGDFVENSGGIDVLSQLTYVNNHPGNSFISGLWGMERFVDLLLGEIPRLRNDTHGYGPKGKGFIVHVDIPERIEHAWKVLHEIFGEWTRNR; translated from the exons ATGGCAGAAGAGGCAGCAAGTGCAGTTAACGCGCTGGCGGCATTTCTAGCTCATGAGCAGATTTCAGATGTTGAAGAGCTGAATCGCGTCTTTCGATCCCTCCCGCACACCAACAGCAACATTGGAAAAGGGCAGCGCCTGCCTAGCCCTACCGATGCTATCGTCTTCTGCGCGTCTTCAGTGCTATCGTTAGCTGATAGTGTTTTCTCCGCACTTTCCAAAGTATCTCCCCAGTCCAGCACGAAGCTTGATTT ACAAGGAAGAAACACAGTGCTAGTTTTATGCGGCGGCATCGGGCATTCGACGCCATTCTTATACGACGCAATAGCAAAGCATGAAGTGTATAACGCTGTCGCCAAAGATGCTCAAGGAAAAGCCGAATCACGCGTCCTGCAGTTAATCGCGGAACGTTGGTTTGGCATCCAAGTCCAAGAGATAGGATCCGAGGGGGCAATGATCTGCCCAGATGACACGAACAGActgttggttgttgttgaggaCCAATCCACTAATTGCGGTGGCAATGCACTGGAATCTCGAAGAGTGCTGGAAGCGTGTGGAGTTTATACGCCCCGGTCGATCATTGTTGTCCAGGACCCGACAATGTCACGGCGGACCGTTGCGACGTTCGAGAAGGAGTACCAACAGGGGAGTACCGTCATGCCCCGTGTGATGAACTGGCCGACTTTCACTCCCGAAGTGAAGGTCGGAGATTTCGTTGAAAATTCAGGGGGGATCGATGTACTAAGTCAACTCACCTACGTCAACAATCATCCCGGGAACAGCTTCATCTCGGGCTTGTGGGGCATGGAACGTTTCGTGGACCTGCTTTTAGGGGAAATACCTCGTCTACGAAACGATACACACGGATATGGGCCCAAGGGAAAAGGATTCATTGTTCATGTCGATATCCCAGAGAGAATTGAGCATGCATGGAAAGTTTTACATGAAATATTTGGAGAATGGACTCGAAACCGATAG
- a CDS encoding Bet V I allergen codes for MMGVITSSNATCVTITEVSELADIMENDKTVEIVKVIDVPVAEVWAIIAAFGSEKLWFPGVVQSSLEGFGIGSIRALTFDTGTVVHEKLEIADPKTHTISYLIMDGVPNTTNPRGTLQLSAVGDNQTRFSWSGQSDWTEPSFKPILAGTLEEMFTGCIDAIEKKIQVGTIQPCYLKD; via the coding sequence ATGATGGGGGTAATTACTTCTAGTAACGCCACCTGTGTTACCATCACCGAAGTCTCCGAGCTTGCCGACATTATGGAAAACGACAAGACCGTTGAAATTGTCAAGGTCATCGACGTACCCGTCGCTGAAGTTTGGGCAATCATTGCCGCATTCGGCTCCGAAAAACTTTGGTTTCCCGGAGTCGTTCAGTCCAGTCTGGAGGGGTTCGGGATTGGATCCATCCGGGCTTTGACTTTCGATACTGGCACGGTTGTCCATGAGAAGCTAGAAATTGCAGACCCGAAAACGCACACTATTTCATATCTCATTATGGATGGCGTTCCTAACACGACCAACCCCCGCGGCACATTGCAGTTATCTGCTGTCGGAGACAATCAAACCCGCTTCAGCTGGTCGGGTCAATCGGATTGGACTGAGCCAAGTTTCAAACCCATTCTGGCGGGAACATTAGAGGAGATGTTCACTGGGTGTATCGATGCCATTGAGAAGAAAATTCAAGTCGGTACGATTCAACCATGCTATTTGAAGGATTAA